Proteins encoded by one window of Chryseobacterium aquaeductus:
- the panD gene encoding aspartate 1-decarboxylase: MLIEVFKSKIHRVRVTASDLNYIGSITIDEDLIDAAGLVVGERVYIVNVNNGERFDTYVIKGKRKSGEVCLNGPAARKVQRDDIIIVIAYAQMTPEEARDFQPKIVFPDEKTNLLT; this comes from the coding sequence ATGTTAATAGAAGTATTCAAATCGAAGATTCACAGGGTAAGGGTGACAGCATCAGACCTTAATTATATAGGAAGTATCACGATAGATGAAGATCTTATAGATGCAGCAGGATTGGTAGTGGGAGAAAGAGTTTACATCGTTAATGTCAACAACGGAGAGCGTTTTGATACCTACGTGATAAAAGGTAAGAGAAAATCTGGCGAGGTTTGTCTGAATGGTCCTGCAGCCAGAAAAGTACAGCGTGATGACATTATCATCGTGATTGCTTATGCTCAGATGACGCCTGAAGAAGCCAGAGATTTTCAACCGAAAATCGTTTTTCCGGATGAGAAAACTAATCTTCTTACCTAA
- a CDS encoding lysylphosphatidylglycerol synthase transmembrane domain-containing protein → MENKTNNPLKSILTIVISLAFAGFFLWLALKGFDFKVVEKSLAKANYLWVAFAGVFGVLAYWFRAVRWNLLLEPMGHHISTSNAFWTISFGYLMNLTIPRSGEVARATALYGVEKVPVDKSFGTIILERVVDLICMMGFLVLTVIFKYDAFISFYNFITEQKEKKEVFVPNLFERLMMNLGVNDFDSFYFYLKIAIIFIIIAGIIVFYKYKKEQLLNFGKGILQGLMSIFKLKQKVKFILYTLGIWICYFMAAYLVCFALPETSHFTIADGFFIIVVGTLGMIVPASGGIGAFNLAMKYGFMALFISMGKSAEFGGEMGLTYSFISLPLQIVIMLITGLLSIPMLAKARNKLAAETEIKSV, encoded by the coding sequence ATGGAGAATAAAACTAATAATCCTTTAAAATCAATTCTTACAATTGTTATCTCTCTGGCTTTTGCCGGCTTCTTTTTGTGGCTTGCCCTGAAAGGTTTTGATTTTAAAGTAGTAGAAAAATCTTTAGCAAAAGCCAATTATCTTTGGGTAGCATTTGCAGGTGTATTTGGTGTTTTGGCATATTGGTTCAGAGCAGTTCGCTGGAATCTTTTGTTGGAACCAATGGGACATCACATTTCTACCTCTAATGCCTTTTGGACAATTTCTTTTGGTTATTTAATGAATTTAACAATTCCCAGAAGTGGAGAAGTTGCCAGAGCAACAGCGTTATATGGTGTTGAAAAAGTACCTGTAGATAAGTCTTTTGGAACCATTATTCTTGAAAGAGTAGTGGATCTGATTTGCATGATGGGTTTTCTGGTCTTGACTGTAATTTTTAAGTATGACGCATTTATTTCATTTTACAATTTTATTACTGAACAAAAAGAGAAAAAGGAGGTTTTTGTTCCTAACTTATTTGAAAGATTGATGATGAATTTAGGAGTTAACGATTTTGATTCATTTTATTTTTATCTGAAAATTGCTATCATTTTTATAATAATTGCTGGAATAATAGTTTTTTACAAATATAAAAAAGAGCAATTGTTGAATTTTGGAAAAGGTATTCTTCAAGGTTTAATGTCGATTTTTAAATTAAAACAAAAAGTAAAATTCATTCTGTACACCCTCGGGATTTGGATTTGTTATTTCATGGCTGCATATCTTGTTTGTTTTGCGCTGCCGGAAACTTCACATTTTACAATTGCTGACGGTTTTTTTATCATTGTAGTTGGTACTTTAGGAATGATTGTTCCGGCAAGTGGCGGTATCGGAGCATTCAATTTAGCAATGAAATATGGCTTTATGGCATTATTCATTTCAATGGGTAAAAGTGCGGAGTTTGGTGGTGAAATGGGACTCACGTACTCTTTTATTTCGCTTCCTTTACAAATCGTCATCATGCTGATTACAGGATTGTTATCAATCCCGATGTTGGCAAAGGCAAGAAATAAACTGGCAGCAGAAACTGAAATTAAATCTGTTTAA